The following coding sequences are from one Dermacentor silvarum isolate Dsil-2018 chromosome 4, BIME_Dsil_1.4, whole genome shotgun sequence window:
- the LOC119448320 gene encoding endochitinase has protein sequence MEDNDASAARHSPSRRRSGEDESILRYMMHDQNLCLMALLILGVLTVTSACIAIVAAVVEHYWTSINDADVPLGAALAGSSLAQQQHGMSAAQIAMQRQSDEDTSRIVLCFANYSVAPGSPHRFDVDNASAILCDAHVFVSVGVNVERRDLRFKRPTEDAEALHKMVSLSAPVWACVGGEASDSADFRVLMRQRRSRLALVRNAASWSHRKGLAGLVLYWKYPTLEDRTNYSTFINTMRVVFDQEALRVSVVIPWETARRRDGYHIPALYSRLDFVIVDTYRTVNPATFPVTTCQSPMRAVFRARHNGQMGLSSVLDELSMMTEHMLVKTMLSVSFASTTFTLKRPWMKRSRVGMSSLGPGRPFRHTNRSGLASYYEVTEALMRNATYWRRERHGFSRCSVAYSEDQWVGFEDRASLRAKRPVVRRTSGLAVWDLAMDDFAGDLGPTWQLLREVHDLVHG, from the coding sequence ATGGAAGACAATGACGCCTCTGCTGCTCGCCACAGTCCCTCCCGACGGCGTTCCGGCGAAGACGAGTCCATTCTGCGCTACATGATGCACGACCAGAATCTCTGCCTCATGGCGTTGCTCATCCTCGGTGTGCTCACTGTGACCAGCGCTTGCATCGCCATTGTCGCAGCCGTTGTTGAGCACTATTGGACATCCATCAACGACGCCGACGTACCGCTGGGAGCCGCCCTCGCTGGAAGCTCGCTCGCCCAACAACAGCACGGTATGTCTGCCGCTCAAATCGCCATGCAACGGCAATCCGACGAGGACACGAGCCGCATCGTCCTCTGTTTCGCGAACTATAGCGTCGCGCCCGGATCCCCGCACCGTTTCGACGTGGACAACGCGTCGGCCATACTTTGCGACGCCCACGTCTTCGTCTCCGTGGGTGTAAATGTGGAGCGGAGAGATCTGCGCTTCAAGCGGCCAACGGAAGATGCGGAGGCACTGCACAAAATGGTCTCGCTCTCCGCACCCGTTTGGGCCTGCGTTGGCGGCGAGGCCTCGGACTCGGCCGACTTCCGTGTTCTGATGCGCCAGAGGAGGTCGCGGCTCGCGTTGGTGCGCAACGCGGCATCCTGGTCGCATCGCAAGGGGCTCGCCGGCCTCGTTCTCTACTGGAAGTACCCGACTCTCGAGGATCGCACCAATTACAGCACCTTCATCAACACCATGCGCGTCGTTTTCGACCAGGAAGCGCTCCGCGTGAGCGTCGTCATACCGTGGGAGACGGCGAGGCGACGCGACGGTTATCACATCCCCGCGCTCTACAGCCGGCTGGATTTCGTCATCGTGGACACGTACCGGACCGTGAACCCGGCCACGTTCCCGGTCACCACGTGCCAGAGCCCCATGCGGGCCGTCTTCAGGGCACGTCACAACGGTCAGATGGGTCTTTCTTCGGTGCTCGATGAGCTGTCAATGATGACGGAGCACATGCTCGTCAAGACCATGCTGAGCGTCTCGTTCGCCAGCACAACCTTCACCCTGAAGCGACCCTGGATGAAGAGGTCCCGCGTAGGAATGAGCTCCCTCGGTCCCGGCCGGCCCTTTCGCCACACAAATAGGTCAGGCCTGGCGAGCTACTATGAGGTGACCGAAGCGCTGATGCGTAACGCCACGTACTGGCGCCGCGAGAGACACGGCTTCTCGCGCTGCTCCGTGGCCTACTCGGAGGACCAGTGGGTTGGTTTCGAAGACCGCGCCAGTTTACGCGCCAAGCGGCCTGTGGTGCGCAGGACTTCCGGGCTCGCTGTGTGGGACCTGGCCATGGACGACTTCGCTGGGGACCTGGGCCCTACGTGGCAGCTTCTCCGTGAAGTTCATGACTTGGTGCACGGCTAA